A single window of Aspergillus flavus chromosome 4, complete sequence DNA harbors:
- a CDS encoding Lipocalin-like domain-containing protein: MSLRSLFRSKLIGTWVLLEYRTESLKSKQVKWPFGSSPKGILIYSPAGYMSAQVMRPGTPQHEGQEFLSGTDEELAVAMRHYLAYSGRFTVPDMASTENSTRRVIHEVEMSSYPNWIGTTQERVVHIKGDILELSTVHPLVISGIEQRSFLTWRKLPRLT; encoded by the exons ATGTCTCTCAGGTCATTGTTTCGCTCCAAACTCATAGGCACTTGGGTGTTGCTCGAGTACCGCACGGAAAGTCTAAAATCGAAGCAGGTCAAATGGCCGTTTGGCTCAAGTCCTAAAGGGATCCTCATATATTCTCCTGCAGGCTACATGTCGGCTCAAGTTATGCGACCCGGAACTCCGCAGCACGAGGGACAAGAGTTTCTGTCGGGAACGGATGAAGAACTTGCAGTGGCAATGAGACATTACTTGGCTTACTCGGGTCGATTTACGGTACCGGACATGGCTTCGACGGAGAACAGCACCAGACGAGTGATACATGAAGTGGAGATGTCTTCTTATCCCAACTGGATAGGTACCACTCAAGAGCGGGTCGTGCACATCAAGGGGGATATCCTTGAGTTATCTACAGTTCACCCTCTTGTCATTAGT GGTATTGAACAGCGAAGCTTTTTGACATGGAGGAAATTACCGCGGCTGACATGA
- a CDS encoding putative flavonoid 3-hydroxylase has product MLVLVSLVLCLTGFCLLQWALKERKIVKGLPPGPRPKPIIGNLLDLPPPGALDWLHWLKHKELYGHNPHINHIPFSIGPISSVTIFGQTIIIINGHRVANELMEKRSGVHSSRPHVPIAELAGWQYTLGFIPYDSRLRAYRRALHQEMGNATSISKYHNILDMETHRLLFRILKTPDCLMQHLRKEAGSIILRITYGYITEPEAYDPLIDLVDKAMEDFAQVILPGGWLVNFIPMLKYLPSWFPGCDWQRRAKAFKQRAKAMTDIPYAFVKQQHEQQKHIPSYVSRLLEQNNIKLGSEEELVVKWSAQSIYGGGAETSVSVFACFFQVMALHLNVQKKAQEEIDRVVGASRLPDLSDCKNLPYINAVVKEVLRWHPVAPMGVAHASSKEDIYHGYVIPKGAILVPNIWAMAHDPDFYHNAMDFEPERFLKSGRNEQNPEYDPHQFIFGFGRRTCPGQHLVSANLSLGVARVLAVFNITNAVRDGKKVPISPEFSPGVISRPAPFELSIQVRNAECKRLIEAVGMKFPWEESHAEALAQLRI; this is encoded by the exons ATGTTGGTCCTAGTCAGCCTCGTCTTGTGTCTCACAGGCTTCTGTCTTCTCCAATGGGCTctgaaggagaggaagattGTGAAAGGGCTCCCGCCGGGGCCGAGGCCAAAGCCCATAATCGGTAACCTGTTGGACCTGCCACCACCGGGCGCTCTCGACTGGCTGCACTGGCTCAAGCATAAGGAACTGTATG GACACAACCCACATATTAACCATATACCGTTTTCAATAGGGCCAATTAGCTCAGTAACGATTTTTGGTCAAACAATTATCATCATAAATGGACATCGAGTCGCAAATGAACTCATGGAGAAACGCTCGGGAGTGCACTCCTCCAGGCCACATGTTCCCATTGCAGAACT AGCAGGCTGGCAGTATACATTGGGCTTTATCCCTTACGATAGCCGGCTGCGCGCGTATCGGAGAGCGTTACATCAAGAGATGGGCAATGCTACTTCGATTTCGAAATACCATAATATTCTGGATATGGAAACACATCGTCTATTATTCCGTATACTGAAAACCCCAGATTGTCTTATGCAGCACCTCAGAAA GGAAGCTGGCTCTATCATCTTAAGAATTACATACGGCTATATCACGGAGCCGGAGGCATATGATCCTTTGATTGACTTGGTTGACAAAGCCATGGAGGACTTTGCACAAGTTATTCTTCCTGGAGGTTGGCTAGTTAATTTTATTCCAATGC TGAAATATCTACCCAGCTGGTTTCCTGGTTGTGATTGGCAAAGAAGGGCTAAAGCGTTCAAGCAAAGGGCAAAGGCGATGACAGATATCCCGTACGCCTTTGTGAAGCAACAACATGAGCAGCAGAAGCATATACCATCATATGTGTCAAGGCTTCTCGAGCAGAACAATATAAAATTGGGCTCGGAGGAGGAGTTGGTGGTAAAATGGTCTGCCCAGTCTATCTACGGCGGAGGAGCTGAAACA TCCGTCTCTGTATTTGCATGCTTTTTCCAGGTTATGGCATTACACCTGAATGTACAGAAGAAGGCACAGGAGGAAATCGACCGTGTTGTAGGAGCCAGTCGTCTACCAGATTTATCCGACTGTAAAAATCTTCCATATATCAATGCGGTGGTAAAGGAGGTTCTCCGATGGCACCCAGTTGCGCCTATGGGGGTTGCTCATGCATCAAGTAAGGAAGATATATACCACGGCTATGTTATTCCTAAGGGTGCGATCTTGGTCCCTAATATCTG GGCCATGGCTCATGATCCAGATTTTTATCATAATGCAATGGATTTTGAACCAGAGCGCTTCTTAAAGTCCGGTAGAAATGAACAAAATCCGGAATATGACCCGCACCAGTTTATCTTCGGGTTTGGGCGTCGAACCTGCCCAGGACAGCACCTGGTTTCTGCTAATCTATCCCTTGGTGTTGCGCGAGTGTTGGCTGTTTTTAATATTACCAATGCAGTTCgggatggaaagaaagttCCTATTTCTCCCGAGTTCTCCCCTGGGGTTATTAGTCGTCCGGCTCCATTTGAACTGAGTATTCAGGTCCGTAACGCGGAGTGTAAGAGGCTCATTGAAGCAGTGGGGATGAAGTTTCCTTGGGAAGAGAGCCATGCGGAGGCACTCGCACAATTGAGGATCTGA